The Polyangiaceae bacterium genome includes a region encoding these proteins:
- a CDS encoding phosphatase PAP2 family protein: MAAAVVFLALAGAVLADSTAWLDSPLISLAERTRGARLTSVMAALTWLGNGPTLAGVALVAALALLGLGQRVPALYVAVASAGAGALNSLLKLAFSRPRPVTLAHLAQAGGFSFPSGHAMASASIYGAIAVVAVLRFPERRWWVIGACALVVLAIGASRVYLGVHYPSDVIAGWALGASWPLWLQPLLLARSSIGARPPA, translated from the coding sequence GTGGCGGCGGCCGTGGTGTTCCTGGCGCTCGCGGGGGCGGTGCTGGCGGACTCGACGGCTTGGCTCGACTCGCCGCTGATCAGTCTGGCGGAGCGCACGCGCGGCGCTCGACTCACCTCCGTCATGGCGGCGCTCACCTGGCTCGGCAATGGACCCACGCTGGCCGGCGTGGCGCTCGTCGCGGCGCTCGCGCTGCTCGGGCTCGGGCAGCGCGTGCCAGCGCTGTACGTCGCGGTCGCGTCGGCGGGGGCCGGCGCGCTCAACTCGCTGCTCAAGCTGGCGTTCTCGCGCCCGCGCCCGGTGACCTTGGCACACCTCGCGCAGGCCGGCGGCTTCAGCTTTCCGAGCGGGCATGCCATGGCGAGCGCGTCCATCTACGGCGCGATCGCGGTGGTGGCCGTGCTGCGCTTCCCCGAGCGGCGCTGGTGGGTAATCGGCGCGTGCGCCCTCGTAGTGCTCGCGATCGGCGCGTCGCGGGTCTACTTGGGCGTGCACTATCCGAGCGACGTGATCGCCGGTTGGGCCCTCGGTGCCTCCTGGCCGCTGTGGCTCCAGCCGCTGCTCCTGGCGCGGAGCTCGATTGGGGCGCGTCCGCCGGCGTGA
- the ald gene encoding alanine dehydrogenase codes for MIVGVPKEVKAHEYRVALLPVGVEEMRRSGHGVLIERGAGLGSGISDADYEQNGATLVDKREEIWREADLIVKVKEPQADEIPLMREGQVVFTYFHFAADEALTRGCLASGASSVAYETLRDELGRLPLLTPMSEVAGRMSIQEGAKYLERPQEGRGILLGGVPGVEPAHVAVLGGGIVGTNAAKVAAGFGASVAILDVNMDRLRYLDDIMPKNVTTLFSDRHTIREQIQRADLVVGAVLIEGARAPRLIEKRDLASMKNGAVIVDVAVDQGGCVETTRPTTHGQPTYIVDGVIHYCVANMPGAVGRTSTYALCNVTLPYALKIARWGLREACKLDPRIVSAVNQHAGKVTNRAVAGTFGLDYSPFTP; via the coding sequence ATGATCGTCGGCGTCCCCAAGGAAGTGAAGGCCCACGAATACCGCGTCGCGCTGCTGCCCGTGGGGGTGGAGGAGATGCGCCGCTCCGGGCACGGCGTGCTCATCGAGCGCGGCGCGGGCCTCGGCAGCGGCATCTCGGACGCCGACTACGAGCAGAACGGCGCCACGCTGGTGGACAAGCGCGAGGAGATCTGGCGCGAGGCGGACCTGATCGTGAAGGTCAAGGAGCCCCAGGCCGACGAGATCCCGCTGATGCGCGAGGGTCAAGTCGTGTTCACCTATTTCCACTTCGCGGCGGACGAGGCGCTGACCCGCGGCTGTCTCGCCTCCGGCGCGTCGTCGGTGGCCTACGAGACGCTGCGCGACGAGCTGGGCCGGCTGCCGCTCTTGACCCCGATGAGCGAGGTCGCCGGGCGCATGAGCATTCAGGAGGGCGCCAAGTACCTGGAGCGCCCGCAGGAGGGCAGGGGCATTCTGCTCGGCGGGGTCCCCGGGGTGGAGCCCGCTCACGTGGCCGTCTTGGGCGGCGGCATCGTGGGCACGAACGCGGCCAAGGTCGCCGCCGGCTTCGGCGCCAGCGTCGCCATCCTGGACGTGAACATGGATCGGCTGCGCTACCTGGACGACATCATGCCCAAGAACGTGACCACGCTGTTCAGCGACCGGCACACGATCCGCGAGCAGATCCAGCGCGCGGATCTGGTGGTGGGCGCCGTCTTGATCGAAGGCGCGCGCGCGCCGCGCCTGATCGAGAAGCGAGACCTGGCCTCGATGAAGAACGGCGCGGTGATCGTGGACGTGGCCGTGGATCAGGGGGGCTGCGTCGAGACCACGCGGCCGACCACTCACGGCCAGCCCACCTACATCGTGGACGGCGTGATCCACTACTGCGTGGCCAACATGCCGGGGGCGGTGGGGCGCACCAGCACCTATGCCCTCTGCAACGTGACCTTGCCCTACGCGCTGAAGATCGCCCGCTGGGGCCTGAGGGAGGCCTGCAAGCTCGACCCACGCATCGTGAGCGCCGTGAACCAACACGCCGGCAAGGTCACCAACAGAGCCGTCGCGGGGACCTTCGGCCTGGACTACTCGCCGTTCACACCGTGA